Part of the Halopseudomonas maritima genome, GGGCCAGGGTGCCCAGCTCGTCGTGGCGGTGGCTGTTGACCGGCTGGCCGAGGCGGCCCTGGCTCAGTTGCTCAATCTGCCGTATCAGGTGGGTGATCGGGTTGACCAGGCGACGCTCCACCAGCCACTGGCTCAGTACGCCGATCAGGACGGCGGCGACACAGAGGCTGACCAGCCCGATCCACATGGCGCTGTTAGCGGCCTGGTGAATCTGTGTGCTTTGTGCCTGCGCCTGCTGATTGAGGCGCACGGCAAGATCACTCAGGTGCTCGCTGAAGTCCCGGTCAATGCCGCGCGCGGCCTGATCGCCCGCAGTGGGGTCCATGCCGGCAGATTCAAAGGCTCGCAGGCTAGTGCGGTAGGCGGTGCCAAGCGCCTGGTGCTCCTGCACCAGCTGACGGGCCTCGGCCTGCTGGGCGCTGTCGATGTCCAGTGCGGCGATGGCCTGCAGGGTGGTCTGCACGTCTGCCTCGGCCTGTTTAAACTGGTTCCAGTACTTGCTGCGATCGGCGTTGTCGCTGCCGCGCAACAGCACGTTCTTCCATTCCTGCACCTGGGTCTTGAACTCCAGGTTGGCGCGGTTGATCAGGCTCGCGCTGGCTAGCGGACGGTCCAGCAGCCCCTGATAATTACGGACGCTGCCGGCCAGCGTCAGGGTGATGATGAGGGCAACCAGCAGCATCAGAGCGAGGCTGCCGAGCATGAGCGCCAGTGTTTGCTGGCGCAGGGAGCGGTTGATGGCCATGTTCGTACCTTTGGGGGTGCGTACCGGATGGTCCTTCATGCCGGAGGGTGAGGGGTGTTGGCAGCGGCACCGGGCGGGTGGCGAGTCTGAATGCTCGCCCGTCGCGCCAGGGTGCGTTGAGCTGTGCCGGTATTATCGGCTTTGCGCGGAAAATCTGAATCTTTTTGTCACGACTGCGTATGGGCGATGCTGTCACCGTGCGGGCCTTTCATTGATAATGGGCGCCGTTTTTCATTTTGCACAGGAATCTGAACATGCTGTTGGCACTTGCCGCCGTTATTGCCGGTTTGGCTCTGTTGGTGTGGAGCGCAGATCGCTTCGTGGATGGCGCGTCAGCGACGGCGACCCACGCCGGCATGCCGCCGCTGCTGATCGGTATGCTGATCATCGGCTTTGGCACCTCCGCGCCGGAAATGGTGGTCTCGGCGCTGGCCGCCGGGCAGGGCAATCCGGGGCTCGCGCTGGGCAACGCCTATGGTTCGAACATCACCAATATCGCATTGATCATCGGTCTGGTGGCGATCATCAGCCCGATCAAGGTGCACTCCCAGGTGCTGCGCAAGGAGTTGCCGATTCTGCTGGGCGTGACCCTGCTGGCCGGCTATCAGTTGCTGGACGGCAGCCTGTCGCGCAACGATGCCTGGGTGTTGCTGGGGGCGTTCTTCCTGCTGATGGGCTGGTCCATCGTTGAGGGTATGCGCAGCAAGGACGATGCCCTTTCCGGAGAGTACGCCGAGGAAGTGGCCAGCCACGCCATGCCACTGAACAAGGCGCTGTTCTGGCTGATTTTGGGGCTGGTGCTGCTGATTGCCAGCTCGCGTCTGCTGGTCTGGGGCGCTGTCTATATCGCCGAAGGGCTGGGTGTCAGTGACCTGATCATCGGTTTGACTATTGTGGCGATTGGCACCTCGCTGCCGGAGCTGGCCTCATCGCTGGCCGCGATTCGCCGCAACGAGCACGATCTGGCGCTGGGTAACGTGATTGGCTCGGGCCTGTTCAACACCCTCGCGGTGGTGGGTATCGCCGCCGGTATCGCGCCGCTGGCGGTGGAGCCGGTGGTGCTGTATCGCGACTGGGTGGTGATGTTTGCTCTGACCTTCGTGCTGCTGGTCATGGGTATTGGGCGCATGGGCAAGCAGGGCACCATCTCCCGTTTCAACGGCGTGCTGCTGCTGGCAACCTACGTCGGCTATACCGCTTATCTGGTTAGCACCATGCTGACCTGAGCTGTCAGTGCATGGTCGCTGGCGCACCGCTGGGAGCGGAGCGCCAGCCTGTGTATGATGGCCCTTTCCCGTCGCCAGAGACCCTTTGCCCCGCCATGTCTGATGCCCATCCTGCTCCTGCGCAGCACAAGCCGCGTCCGTTGATCGACCTGCTGGTCAGCATCATCATCCCGTCGATCATTCTGATGAAACTCAGCGGTGAAGCGCAGCTGGGCGCCGCCAATGCGCTGATCCTGGCGCTGGCGCTGCCGGTTGGCTGGGGCCTGTTCGAGCTGGTGCAGTACCGCAAGTTCAACTTTATCGCGGCGCTGGGCGTGGTCAGCGTGCTGCTGACCGGCGGGATTGGCCTGCTGCAGCTGGATAACAAGTGGCTGGCCATCAAGGAGGCTGCGGTGCCGGGGGTGCTCGGGCTGGCGGTACTGATCTCCACCCGTACCCGCTATCCGCTGATTCGCACCATGCTCTACAACGAAAAGGTGATCAATGTCGCCCTGGTGCAGGAGCGCCTGCAGCAACGGGGGCAGGTGGACATATTCAACCTGCGGCTGTTGCGTGCCACCTACTTTCTGGCCGGCACCTTCTTCTTTTCCTCGGCAATGAACTACATCCTGGCCAAGTGGATTGTCACCAGTCCGGCCGGCACCGAAGCGTTCAACGAGCAGCTGGGCCAGC contains:
- a CDS encoding calcium/sodium antiporter is translated as MLLALAAVIAGLALLVWSADRFVDGASATATHAGMPPLLIGMLIIGFGTSAPEMVVSALAAGQGNPGLALGNAYGSNITNIALIIGLVAIISPIKVHSQVLRKELPILLGVTLLAGYQLLDGSLSRNDAWVLLGAFFLLMGWSIVEGMRSKDDALSGEYAEEVASHAMPLNKALFWLILGLVLLIASSRLLVWGAVYIAEGLGVSDLIIGLTIVAIGTSLPELASSLAAIRRNEHDLALGNVIGSGLFNTLAVVGIAAGIAPLAVEPVVLYRDWVVMFALTFVLLVMGIGRMGKQGTISRFNGVLLLATYVGYTAYLVSTMLT
- a CDS encoding VC0807 family protein, which gives rise to MSDAHPAPAQHKPRPLIDLLVSIIIPSIILMKLSGEAQLGAANALILALALPVGWGLFELVQYRKFNFIAALGVVSVLLTGGIGLLQLDNKWLAIKEAAVPGVLGLAVLISTRTRYPLIRTMLYNEKVINVALVQERLQQRGQVDIFNLRLLRATYFLAGTFFFSSAMNYILAKWIVTSPAGTEAFNEQLGQLTLVSYPMIAIPSMVMMMGILFYLWRTIHGLTGLGMEEIMAQQKG